The Pandoraea vervacti DNA window CGGAAAGGCCCACACCGTCCACGCATTCGGTACGAAGCTGGTGGCCTTCGCCGGGGAAGACGGAAACATCGCGGTGCTGGATGGCTATTGTCCGCACATGGGCGCGGATCTCGGACTGGGGTGCGTCAAAGGCAATACCGTGACATGCCCATTCCACCATTGGCAATGGGGCGCCGACGGCGTGTGCAAGGACATACCTTACGCGAAGCGGATTCCGCCCAAAGCGCGCATCAAGAGCTGGCCGGTCATGGAGCAGAACCATCTGCTCTTCGTCTGGAACGATCCGGAAGGCAACCCGCCCGATCCGCTCGTCGCCATCCCGCGAATCGAAGCGTGTTTCTCGGATCGCTGGACGCGCTGGAAGATCGAGGAATGGACGATCAACACCAACGTACGCGAGCTGGTCGACAACCTGTCCGATATGGCGCATTTCGGCCCGGTCCACGGCCAGAAGATCGATTACTTTGCCAACGTGTTCGATGGCCACATCGGCTATCAGATGGCGCGAGGCGGGCACGAGACGCTTTCCGACGGCGAACTGGTTGCCGACGACGCCTACTTTGGCCCTGCGTATCACATCACCCGAATGAGCGCCAAAGTCGCGGGGCACACGCTCAACTCGATTCTGCTGAACTGCCACGTGCCGATCGACCAGAACCGGTTCATCCTGCGCTTCGGCGTGATCGTGGAGAAGAATCCGGAACTCTCGGACGAGCAGAACGACGCGATTGCGGATAACTACATCACGCTTACCCAGAATGCGTTTCATCAGGACGTGGTGATCTGGGATTCCAAAACACGGGTCGACAACCCCCTGCTGTGCGACGGCGATGGTCCGCTCTATCAACTGCGCGAATGGTATTCGCAGTTCTACGTTGACGCGGCCGACGTCAAGAAGCAGCAACGCAAGGTATTCGAATGGCGGCGCGAGGAGGGCAGCTGGCGCCAGCGTGACGACGTGCCGCCCGAAGCCGTCAGCGAGCTCGACCGCATTTGAGGGGCGACCGGTCGAACCCCGGTTGGGTCTCAGTGGCGACGCACAGGATTCGCGTGCAGTGACCCGAGAGCGAACAAAGCGGCCCGATGGCTCGGATGCGAGCCGTCGGGCCGTTTTCCTTGGTCCCGGTGAAGCGCCGTTGGCCGTGCCTCGCCGAGGTTCGATCGTAGTCCCATTGGACGATGTTCCGGCGGGGGCATTCCCCGAGAATCAGGCTTACGCGATGGACATTCTTGGGAGCTTCGATGATTGATATTCGTGCACTTGCCTACGTCGTAGCAGAAGCCGCAGACCCCACCGCCTGGCGGCGGTTCGGGGAAGGCGTCGTCGGCGCCATGGCCTCGGATGCGCCGCAGGGCGGTGTCTATCTGAAGCTTGACGACCGCCCGTATCGATATCTGATCGTGCGCGGCGACCAGGACCGCTATTTCGCGTCGGGTTGGGAGGTCAAGGATCAGGACGCCTTCGACGCCGCGCGCGAAACGCTGGGCAGCGCCGGTGTGCCGGTGACGATGGCGACCGACCAGGAGCGGGCTTCCCGCCGTTTTCAGAACATGATGTGGTTCCACGATCCGTCGGGGAACCGCCACGAAATCGTCTGGGGCGCGATATCGGATTTCGTGCGCTTCGACTCGCCGCAGAAGGTTCCCGCGTTCGTGACGGGAGACCTGGGGATGGGCCACACGGTACTTGCGGCGCCGAACTTTGACGAGACCTGGGCGTTCTTTCGCGACGTCATGGGCTTTCGCATCTCCGACATCTACAACCACCGCGCCGCGGCGGACGCGCCGATTCAGCGTCTTTACTTCACGCACTGCAACAACGGCCGCCAACACAGTCTCGCGCTGTTCGAGTCGCCCAGGCCGCCGAGCGGCTGCGTGCACGTGATGGCCGAGGTGACGTCGATGACCGAAGTCGGGCGCGCGCTCGATCGCTGCAAGGCCCACGGATTCAAGGTGATGGCCAGCCTGGGCCAACACGTCAACGACGACGTGACCTCGTTCTACATGGCGACGCCCGGCGGATTCGCGCTTGAGTACGGCTACGGAGGGCTGGTGGTCGACTGGTCGCGTCACTCGGTATTCGAGGCCACTTCCATCAGCCATTGGGGGCATGACTGGAGTCTCGGTCTTGCGACGGGCGATACCAACTAAGAATCTCTAACAAAATGAGTTTACGGGGGCTGTTAACTCAAAGTGATTTTTGTTAACCTTTGCGCAGTCATCGCTGCGCAAAGGACATGGCCAAACCAATACTCGACGACGAACTGTGGGCAATCATCCAGCCACTGCTGCCGCCACCGAAGCCTCGGCGCGCCCGCTATCCCGGGCGCAAGCCGCTGGACGATCGTGCCGTGCTCACGGGCATCCTGTTCGTTCTGCAATCCGGCATCCCTTGGGAAATGCTGCCGCAGGAAATGGGCTGCGGCTCAGGCATGAGTTGCTGGCGACGGCTACATGCCTGGCAGAAGGCTGGCGTCTGGGATCGTCTGCACGAGGTACTTCTGGCCAAGCTCCGTGCGGCCGATCGCATCGACTGGTCTCGTGTAGTCGTCGATTCCTCTTCTATCCGGGCAGTGGGGTCGGGTCAAAAACAGGACCTAACCCCACAGATCGCGCGCGACCAGGTTCAAAGCACCACGTCCTGACCGACGCCCAAGGCATTCCACTGTCGCTGATACTCACGGGCGCCAACCGCAACGACATTACCCAACTGCTGCCACTGATCGAGGCGATTCCTCCGATTCGAGGCAAGCGCGGTCGCCCCTTGTCTAAACCGCACATCGTTCAGGGTGATCGCGGCTACGACCACGACAAGTACCGCAAGCCCCTGCACGCCGTCGGCATCGCCACCGAGATTGCTCGCCGCGGCGAGCCTCACGGCAGCGGTCTTGGCAAGACGCGTTGGGTTGTCGAGCGAACCATCGCGTGGCTGCACAACTTCAAGCGATTGCGAGTCCGCTTCGAGCGCCTCGCAATCATTCACGAAGCCTTCCTGAAAATGGCTGGTTGCATCATCTGCTGGCGCCATCTCAGGAAATCATTTTGTTAGAGCTTCTAAGACGGATTCACTATGCACAAACAAATGACTGCCGCAGATGTGGTGTCAAGGCTGCGCAGCGGCATGACGATCGGCATTGGCGGGTGGGGGCCGCGGCGCAAGCCCATGGCCCTGATCCGCGAAGTACTTCGCTCGGACCTCAAGGATCTGACCATCGTGGCCTACGGCGGGCCGGAGGTCGGCATGCTGTGCGCGGCCGGCAAGGTCAGAAAGCTGGTGTACGGCTTCGTGACGATGGACGCGATTCCCCTCGAACCCTACTTCCGGAAAGCGCGCGAGGCCGGTGAGATCGAAGTCGTTGAGTATGACGAGGGGATGTTCGAGTGGGGCTTGCGCGCGGCCGGCATGCGGATGTCGTTTCTCCCGACGCGTTGTGGACTGGCGACGGACGTGCTGGCCCGCAACCCGGCACTCAAGACGATCGCTTCTCCCTATGACGATGGTGAAGTGTACGTCGCCATGCCGGCGCTGAAGCTCGACGCAGCGCTGCTGCATGTCAACGAAGCAGACTGCCTGGGCAATACGCTCATCACGAGTGCCGATCCGTTGTTCGACCACCTGTTTGCGCGCGCGGCGACCGAGTGCTACGTGAGCACGGAGCGATTGCAGACGCGCTTCGCCCTGGATGCGGCGTCCGCCCGCCAAAACTACTTCGAACGGTATCTGGTCACCGGCGTGGTGCATTCGCCGTTCGGCGCTCACCCCACCTATAGCAATCCCGACTATGGATGGGACCTCTCTCATCTGAAGCGGTACAACGCGTCGGCGAACGAGGAGGACGGCTGGCGTGACTACGTGAGCGAGTTCATTGCGGGCACCGAAGCGGACTACCTGCGCAAGGTGGGCGGGGAAGAACACATCCGCACGTTGCCGTTGCCCGTTTTCTAGTCGAGAAATCCAATGAATCAGATTGCACAGGATGTTGTGTCGCAGGAGAGCGGCTTTTCATTGGCCGAGCTCATGATCGTGGCGGCGTCGGAAGCCTGGCGCGGCGACGGCGAAGTGCTCGCATCGGGCATTGGTGTCGTGCCCCGATTGGGGGCGAGTCTTGCCAAGATGACGCACGCGCCGCTGCTGCTCATGACCGACAGCGAGACTTTCCTGGTCGAGACACCGGTCCCGCTCGGGCCGCGTGGCGACTTCAAACCCGCCTACTCGGGCTACATGTCGTTCGACCGCGTGTTCGAGTGTGTGTGGGGAGGCAAGCGCCACGCGATGATCGGGCCGACCCAGATCGACAGGTATGGCCAGACCAATCTATCTGTCGTCGGCGATTACGCCAGGCCCAAGGCAGCCATGCTGGGCGTGCGCGGCCTGCCCGGCAACAGTATCAACCACGCCAACTCGTTCTTTGTTCCGAACCACAGTCCGCGCGTGTTCGTGAAGGGCGAAGTCGACATGGTGTCGGGTGTCGGCTACCAGCCGGCGCGCTGGCCGAAGGGCGCAAATGCCGCATTCGTCGACTTGAGGCGCATCGTCACGAACCTCTGCGTCATGGATTTCGAGGGGAAAAACCGCGCGTGCCGCGTTCGCTCGCTGCATCCGGGCGTGAGCTTCGACGAGGTTCAGGCGGCCACGGGATTCGAGCTCGAGATTGGAGACGACTGCGCGGTGACGGCTGCCCCGACGCAAGCGCAGCTCGAACTCATCCGCTGGCTCGATCCGCACAACCTGCGCGCAACGGTCATCAAGAACAATCCCCCTGGCGTACGTGGTGCATAAGCACATCGGCCAGATTTCATAGAGGAAGGGAGTGCCATGACGGGCGAACAGCATATCGAGAATGTGGTGTTGTACGAGGTCGCGAACGGTATCGCGACAGTGACGATGAATCGTCCCGAGTATCACAACGCCCAAAACTCCGAAATGACCTACGCGCTGGACGCGGCCTTTCGGCGAGCGTCGGATGACGATGACGTCAAGGTCATTGTGTTGCGCGGCGCCGGAAAGCACTTCTCGGCAGGACATGACATCGGCACCCCGGGGCGCGATATTCACAAGAGTTTCGAGCGCGCATCACTGTGGTACGACCACGTTGGCAAACCGGGCGGCGAGTTCCTCTACGTTCGCGAGCAGGAAGTCTATCTGGGCATGTGCCGACGCTGGCGGGAATTGCCCAAGCCGATGATCGCCGTGGTGCATGGCGCCTGCATTGCGGGCGGTCTGATGCTCGCCTGGGTATGCGATCTGATTGTGGCCTCCGACGACGCGTTCTTCGCCGATCCCGTTGTGCGCATGGGAATCCCCGGCGTGGAGTATTTCGCGCACCCTTACGAGCTGAACCCGCGCATTGCGAAGGAATTTCTGTTCCTTGGCGAACGCATGCCAGCGCAACGGGCTTATCAGATGGGGATGGTCAATCGCGTGGTCGCGCGCGACCAGTTGGTGGCCGAGGCGCAGAGTATCGCCGAGCGCATCGGCAAAATGCCTCGCATGGGGCTCGCGCTGACCAAGCAGGCCATCAACCATGCCGAGGATCTGATGGGCAAGCGCACGGCGATGGAGGCCGCCTTCGGATGGCATCACTTTGCCCACGCGCACAACGAACTCGTCTCGGGCGACAAGTTGGGCGGGTATGACGCGAAAGCGATGGCCAGCTCGCAACGTCCGGCAGTGGCCGAATCGAAATGACGATCTCGCTGCATACGCCGGTCTGCGATTGGCTCGGCTGTCGTTATCCCATCGTCCAGACGGCGATGGGGTGGGTGGCCGACGCGAATCTGGTCGGCGCGACGTCGAACGCCGGCGGTTTCGGTTTCCTGGCGTGCGCGACGATCGAGCCCGGGCGTCTGGAGGCCGAAATTCAGAAAGTCATACGACTGACCGACGCGCCGTTCGGCCTGAACTTTCACATGTTTCAGCCAAACGCCCGCCAGGTGATCGATCTGGCAATCCGCTACAAGGTCCGGGCGGTCAGCTATGGCCGTGGGCCGGACCGGCAGGTGATCGACCAATTGCGTCGTGCGGGCGTCGTTTGCATGCCGACGGTCGGGCACGTCAAGCATGCGATCAAAGCGGTTGAACTGGGCGCTGACATTGTCACGATCCAGGGCGCGGAGGGCGGCGGGCACACGGGGGCGACGCCGACCACCATCCTGCTGCCACTGCTCGATGCGGTGGATGTTCCGGTCGTGGCCGCTGGAGGATACGCCTGTGGCCGGGGTTTGGCGTCGGCGCTGGCCGCCGGTGCGGCGGGCGTGGCCATGGGCACGCGCTTTTTGATGACACGGGAGTCGCCAGTCCCGGCCCAGACCCTCGCGCGCTACCTCGAGGTCAACGATCCCGGCAGCATCCGGGTCACCAGCGTTGTCGACGGGTTGCCGCAGCGATTGATCCAGAACGAGGCGCTGCTTCGCATGGAGCGATCGGGCTGGATGCAACGCGTTCTGTTCAGCGCAAGCAGTGCGATGCGATGGAAGCGTGCCTGCGGCGCGAGCGTCTGGCAATCCCTGCGCGCGCTCAGAGCGATGGCGCTCGATGCGCGGCAAAACGGCGGTTCACTGACGCAGGCGCTGATGGCGGCCAACGCGCCGATGCTCATCCAGTCGGCCATTGTCTCGGGACAGCCGGAGCTTGGCGTGCTGCCGAGCGGTCAGGTCGCAGCGAGCATCGGCGAGCTCAAGCGATGCGCAGACGTCATCGAAGAGATCGCTGCGCAGGCGACGCAACGTCTGTCCCAACTTATCGAACATCAACAACGCGATCTGCACGAGAGGTGCGCATGAGTGTACAAAAGAAAGCTCCTTTCTCGCTCAGTCTGGACAACGGCGTGGCGGAGCTCGTGATCGATCATCCGCCCGTCAACGCGCTGGATAGCGATGGATGGCACGCACTCGCGGCGGCGATCGACGCACTGGGAGGCAATCACGACGTACGTGTGGTGGTCATCCGCGCCGATGGCCGCGGCTTTTGCGCGGGCGTCGATATCAAAGAGCTTGCGGCACACCCGGAGCGCATTGCAAAGGTCAATGCGGGCAACTACGCGACGTTTCGTGCGGTGCATCGCAGTCCCGTCCCCGTAATCGTCGCTGTGCACGGATTTGTCCTTGGCGGCGGCATCGGCGTCGCCGGCGCCGCCGACATCGTCGTGGCGTCCGAGTGCGCAACTTTCGGCGTACCGGAAATCGATCGTGGGGCCATGGGCGGCGGAGCACATCTTCAGCGACTTTTTCCGGTTCAGGTGGTGCGCCACATGTACTTCACGGGTGACTTCATCGATGCGCAGGAGGCATGGCGCCTGGGGGCAATCAGGCAGGTGGTGCCCCGTGAGCAACTCCGCGATTGCGCGATGGCGATTGCCCGACGCATTGCGGAGAAGAGCCCGAACATGGTCCGTCTGGCCAAAGAGGCGCTGAACGGTGTCGAGGACGGTGATCTTGAGAAGAAATACCGATGGGAGCAGGGGTTCACGCTCGAGGCATATCTCGCGGCGGATTCGGGGGAAACGCGAGCGGCATTTGTTGAAAAGCGCCGCGCGCAGTTCTAGACCGGCAGGCGTGCGCAACGGGGAATTGGGGGGATCGAATGAAACTTGATTACACAGCTGAGCAGTGCGAATTTCGCCGGGAAGTGCGTGACTGGCTGAGCGTTCATGTGCCGAAAACACCGCTCGTGAGCTTCGACACCGCCGAAGGATTCGAGCAACACCGTCAGTGGGAGAAGACGCTCAGTTCCGGGCGATGGAGCATGGTGACGTGGCCCAGGGAGTTGGGCGGGCGAGGGTGCGACCTGATCGAGTGGTTGATCTTCGAAGAGGAGTATTGGCGCGCCGGGGCACCGATGCGGGTCAATCAAAACGGTATTTTCCTCCTCGGTCCGACGCTGATGGATTACGGCACCGATGCGCAGAAGCAGCGATTTCTTCCGGGGATGGCGTCTGGCGACGAAATCTGGGCGCAGGGCTGGTCGGAACCGGGGGCGGGCTCGGACATGGCGGCGATTCGCACCAAAGCGATTCGCCATGGGGACCACTACGTGATCAACGGTCAAAAGACCTGGTCGACGCGTGCGGTGTGGGCCGACTGGCTGTTTGGCCTGTTCCGCAGCGATCCGGATTCGCAGCGTCATCACGGTTTGACCTTCCTGTTGGTGCCGCTCGACAGCCCCGGCATCACGATTCGCCCGATCCGACAGCTAAACGGGCTGCCCGGTTTTGCCGAGGTATTTTTCGACAACGTTCGCGTGCCGGTCGAGAACCGCCTGAGCGAAGAGGGCGCTGGCTGGCAGGTGGCGATGTCGACCGCGGGCTTCGAGCGAGGTCTCATGCTTCGCTCGCCGGCGCGTTTTCAGGCGACTGCCAAAGCGCTGGTGAATCTCTATCTGAAGCATCAGGCGAGCGTCGATGCCGATCCGTCGATCCGGGACGCGGTACTCCGGGCATGGATGGATGCGCAAGCCTATGCGCTGTCCACCTACAGCACCGCCAGCAGCCTTGGCAAGGGCGGGCATATCGGTCCGGAATCGAGCACCAACAAGATCTTCTGGTCGGAACTCGACCTGCGCATGCACGAGATCGCGATGCAGATTCTGGGATCCCGGGCGGAATTGTTGCCCGAGTCGCCGCAGGCGCACGACGTTGGCAACTGGCTGGACGGATATCTGTTTGCGCAGGCGGGCTCCATCTACGCCGGGACCAACGAAATCCAGAGAAACATCATCGCCGAGCGCATGCTTGGCATGCCGCGTGCGTGAGGATAGAACCATGGACTTCACCTTTACCGAAGATCAACTGCTATTTCGCGACGCGACCCGAAGTTTCCTCATGGTCGAGGCCTCTCTGGAGTTGCTGCGCGCACTGTGGGAGACGGACGCCGGACGCTCGACGGATCTGCGCAGCAAGTTCGCCGCGCAAGGACTGACAGGGCTTTCCGTCGACGCCGCCTACGGCGGATTGGGGCTGGGCGACGTCGATTGGGCGTTGCTCTTGCATGAACTGGGTTACTTCGCGATCCCCGATTCGTTGACTGACACTGCCTATCTGGCGGCGGGACTGCTTGGCGCGCTGCCAGCGGGGAATGCGGCGAAAAGCGATTGGCTTCCTCGCTTGGTGGACGGCAGTGCCCGCGTGGCTATCGGCTACCCCGTCAATCCTCTGGTCGCCGACGCCCATCTTGCCGATGTCATGCTCCTCGCCCACGAAGGCGAGATTCACGCCGTGTCGCGCGTGGACGTGGACCTGATTCCGAACACCAGCGTGGATCTGTCGCGCCGGCTCTTTCACGTGATCTGGCAACCGTCGGCAAAGACCCGGCTGACGGATGCGACGGCAGGTCAACCGATTTTGCGTGATCTGGTCAATCGCGGCGCGATATCGACGGCGGGGCAACTCCTTGGATTGGCAGCACGAATGCTGGACCTGTCGATCGATTACACCGCTGAGCGCAAGCAGTTCGGCAAACCGATCGGATCGTTTCAGGCGGTCAAGCATCTGCTGGCGGACGTGGCGGTGAAGCTGGAGTTCGCGAAACCGGTGGTGTACCGCGCCGCCTATGCGCTTGCCACCGAACACCCGCATCGCGACGTCTACGTATCGGCCGCCAAGCTCGCGGCTGCGGATACGGCGGCACTCGCCGCACGGCATGGCATTCAGGTCC harbors:
- a CDS encoding Rieske 2Fe-2S domain-containing protein yields the protein MSTVQPINTLPIQKIKAEPLPDRYARGWHCLGLAQAYKDGKAHTVHAFGTKLVAFAGEDGNIAVLDGYCPHMGADLGLGCVKGNTVTCPFHHWQWGADGVCKDIPYAKRIPPKARIKSWPVMEQNHLLFVWNDPEGNPPDPLVAIPRIEACFSDRWTRWKIEEWTINTNVRELVDNLSDMAHFGPVHGQKIDYFANVFDGHIGYQMARGGHETLSDGELVADDAYFGPAYHITRMSAKVAGHTLNSILLNCHVPIDQNRFILRFGVIVEKNPELSDEQNDAIADNYITLTQNAFHQDVVIWDSKTRVDNPLLCDGDGPLYQLREWYSQFYVDAADVKKQQRKVFEWRREEGSWRQRDDVPPEAVSELDRI
- a CDS encoding VOC family protein, whose translation is MIDIRALAYVVAEAADPTAWRRFGEGVVGAMASDAPQGGVYLKLDDRPYRYLIVRGDQDRYFASGWEVKDQDAFDAARETLGSAGVPVTMATDQERASRRFQNMMWFHDPSGNRHEIVWGAISDFVRFDSPQKVPAFVTGDLGMGHTVLAAPNFDETWAFFRDVMGFRISDIYNHRAAADAPIQRLYFTHCNNGRQHSLALFESPRPPSGCVHVMAEVTSMTEVGRALDRCKAHGFKVMASLGQHVNDDVTSFYMATPGGFALEYGYGGLVVDWSRHSVFEATSISHWGHDWSLGLATGDTN
- a CDS encoding CoA-transferase subunit beta → MNQIAQDVVSQESGFSLAELMIVAASEAWRGDGEVLASGIGVVPRLGASLAKMTHAPLLLMTDSETFLVETPVPLGPRGDFKPAYSGYMSFDRVFECVWGGKRHAMIGPTQIDRYGQTNLSVVGDYARPKAAMLGVRGLPGNSINHANSFFVPNHSPRVFVKGEVDMVSGVGYQPARWPKGANAAFVDLRRIVTNLCVMDFEGKNRACRVRSLHPGVSFDEVQAATGFELEIGDDCAVTAAPTQAQLELIRWLDPHNLRATVIKNNPPGVRGA
- a CDS encoding enoyl-CoA hydratase family protein; translation: MSVQKKAPFSLSLDNGVAELVIDHPPVNALDSDGWHALAAAIDALGGNHDVRVVVIRADGRGFCAGVDIKELAAHPERIAKVNAGNYATFRAVHRSPVPVIVAVHGFVLGGGIGVAGAADIVVASECATFGVPEIDRGAMGGGAHLQRLFPVQVVRHMYFTGDFIDAQEAWRLGAIRQVVPREQLRDCAMAIARRIAEKSPNMVRLAKEALNGVEDGDLEKKYRWEQGFTLEAYLAADSGETRAAFVEKRRAQF
- a CDS encoding acyl-CoA dehydrogenase, translated to MKLDYTAEQCEFRREVRDWLSVHVPKTPLVSFDTAEGFEQHRQWEKTLSSGRWSMVTWPRELGGRGCDLIEWLIFEEEYWRAGAPMRVNQNGIFLLGPTLMDYGTDAQKQRFLPGMASGDEIWAQGWSEPGAGSDMAAIRTKAIRHGDHYVINGQKTWSTRAVWADWLFGLFRSDPDSQRHHGLTFLLVPLDSPGITIRPIRQLNGLPGFAEVFFDNVRVPVENRLSEEGAGWQVAMSTAGFERGLMLRSPARFQATAKALVNLYLKHQASVDADPSIRDAVLRAWMDAQAYALSTYSTASSLGKGGHIGPESSTNKIFWSELDLRMHEIAMQILGSRAELLPESPQAHDVGNWLDGYLFAQAGSIYAGTNEIQRNIIAERMLGMPRA
- a CDS encoding acyl-CoA dehydrogenase family protein translates to MDFTFTEDQLLFRDATRSFLMVEASLELLRALWETDAGRSTDLRSKFAAQGLTGLSVDAAYGGLGLGDVDWALLLHELGYFAIPDSLTDTAYLAAGLLGALPAGNAAKSDWLPRLVDGSARVAIGYPVNPLVADAHLADVMLLAHEGEIHAVSRVDVDLIPNTSVDLSRRLFHVIWQPSAKTRLTDATAGQPILRDLVNRGAISTAGQLLGLAARMLDLSIDYTAERKQFGKPIGSFQAVKHLLADVAVKLEFAKPVVYRAAYALATEHPHRDVYVSAAKLAAADTAALAARHGIQVHGAMGYTWELDLQIFVKRALALTSSWGDRAFHKQRVGAFVFAPDAQLGPADTFNHTD
- a CDS encoding CoA transferase subunit A encodes the protein MTAADVVSRLRSGMTIGIGGWGPRRKPMALIREVLRSDLKDLTIVAYGGPEVGMLCAAGKVRKLVYGFVTMDAIPLEPYFRKAREAGEIEVVEYDEGMFEWGLRAAGMRMSFLPTRCGLATDVLARNPALKTIASPYDDGEVYVAMPALKLDAALLHVNEADCLGNTLITSADPLFDHLFARAATECYVSTERLQTRFALDAASARQNYFERYLVTGVVHSPFGAHPTYSNPDYGWDLSHLKRYNASANEEDGWRDYVSEFIAGTEADYLRKVGGEEHIRTLPLPVF
- a CDS encoding enoyl-CoA hydratase translates to MTGEQHIENVVLYEVANGIATVTMNRPEYHNAQNSEMTYALDAAFRRASDDDDVKVIVLRGAGKHFSAGHDIGTPGRDIHKSFERASLWYDHVGKPGGEFLYVREQEVYLGMCRRWRELPKPMIAVVHGACIAGGLMLAWVCDLIVASDDAFFADPVVRMGIPGVEYFAHPYELNPRIAKEFLFLGERMPAQRAYQMGMVNRVVARDQLVAEAQSIAERIGKMPRMGLALTKQAINHAEDLMGKRTAMEAAFGWHHFAHAHNELVSGDKLGGYDAKAMASSQRPAVAESK
- a CDS encoding IS5 family transposase (programmed frameshift) encodes the protein MAKPILDDELWAIIQPLLPPPKPRRARYPGRKPLDDRAVLTGILFVLQSGIPWEMLPQEMGCGSGMSCWRRLHAWQKAGVWDRLHEVLLAKLRAADRIDWSRVVVDSSSIRAVGSGPKTGPNPTDRARPGSKHHVLTDAQGIPLSLILTGANRNDITQLLPLIEAIPPIRGKRGRPLSKPHIVQGDRGYDHDKYRKPLHAVGIATEIARRGEPHGSGLGKTRWVVERTIAWLHNFKRLRVRFERLAIIHEAFLKMAGCIICWRHLRKSFC
- a CDS encoding NAD(P)H-dependent flavin oxidoreductase, coding for MTISLHTPVCDWLGCRYPIVQTAMGWVADANLVGATSNAGGFGFLACATIEPGRLEAEIQKVIRLTDAPFGLNFHMFQPNARQVIDLAIRYKVRAVSYGRGPDRQVIDQLRRAGVVCMPTVGHVKHAIKAVELGADIVTIQGAEGGGHTGATPTTILLPLLDAVDVPVVAAGGYACGRGLASALAAGAAGVAMGTRFLMTRESPVPAQTLARYLEVNDPGSIRVTSVVDGLPQRLIQNEALLRMERSGWMQRVLFSASSAMRWKRACGASVWQSLRALRAMALDARQNGGSLTQALMAANAPMLIQSAIVSGQPELGVLPSGQVAASIGELKRCADVIEEIAAQATQRLSQLIEHQQRDLHERCA